A single genomic interval of Candidatus Methylomirabilota bacterium harbors:
- a CDS encoding isocitrate lyase/phosphoenolpyruvate mutase family protein has product MTPRRTTTLKRLVTRPEIAFLMEAHSGLSARIVEEAGFEGVWGSGLTISAAFGVRDNNELSWSQVVDHVAFMTEATSIPLLLDGDTGHGNFNNMRRLVRKLEQVGVAGVTIEDKLFPKTNSFLRSELQPLADVEEFCGKIKAGKDSQTDADFVLVARVEALIAGWGLAEAIKRAE; this is encoded by the coding sequence GTGACGCCACGGCGCACGACCACGCTCAAACGGCTCGTCACGCGCCCGGAGATCGCCTTCCTGATGGAAGCGCACAGCGGGCTTTCCGCGCGCATCGTGGAGGAGGCCGGGTTCGAGGGCGTCTGGGGCAGCGGGCTGACGATCTCGGCGGCCTTCGGCGTGCGTGACAACAACGAGCTGTCCTGGTCGCAGGTGGTGGACCACGTGGCGTTCATGACCGAGGCGACGTCGATCCCGCTCCTCCTCGACGGCGACACGGGCCACGGCAACTTCAACAACATGCGGCGGCTCGTACGCAAGCTCGAGCAGGTCGGGGTGGCCGGCGTCACCATCGAGGACAAGCTCTTCCCGAAGACCAACTCGTTCCTGCGCTCCGAGTTGCAGCCGCTGGCCGACGTCGAAGAGTTCTGCGGCAAGATCAAGGCGGGCAAGGACAGCCAGACCGACGCCGACTTCGTGCTGGTCGCGCGCGTCGAGGCGCTCATCGCGGGCTGGGGTCTCGCGGAGGCCATCAAGCGCGCGGAG